From one Eleginops maclovinus isolate JMC-PN-2008 ecotype Puerto Natales chromosome 7, JC_Emac_rtc_rv5, whole genome shotgun sequence genomic stretch:
- the pou3f3a gene encoding POU domain, class 3, transcription factor 3-A, translated as MHWGMATATSSPYLASSRILSGPVLHSDRRVGGMQPGSTAVTTVSSGYRGDPSVKMVQSDFMQGAMVASNGGHMLSHQWVTSLPHAAAAAAAAAVAAAEAGSPWSPSSQSQDVKRGREDLHTGTALHHRPPHLGTHQAHQGSWGGSSAAHISITEGQQQQQQSLIYSQPGFTVNGMLSAHAGQSLMHHGVLRGESPELDHGNHHHHQHHHHNNHHTHHSQHHGVNHEPHSDEDTPTSDDLEHFAKQFKQRRIKLGFTQADVGLALGTLYGNVFSQTTICRFEALQLSFKNMCKLKPLLNKWLEEADSTTGSPTCIDKIATQGRKRKKRTSIEVSVKGALESHFLKCPKPSAQEINSLADSLQLEKEVVRVWFCNRRQKEKRMTPPGLPRTPEDAYSQVGSMGPDTPSPSLDCKRMYSDT; from the coding sequence ATGCATTGGGGGATGGCAACAGCCACCTCCAGTCCTTACCTAGCCAGCAGCAGGATTTTGTCCGGCCCGGTCCTTCACTCTGATCGGAGGGTCGGTGGCATGCAGCCGGGCAGCACCGCTGTGACTACGGTGTCTAGTGGATACAGAGGGGACCCTTCTGTCAAGATGGTACAGAGTGATTTCATGCAGGGTGCCATGGTGGCGAGCAATGGGGGGCACATGCTGAGCCACCAGTGGGTGACATCGTTGCCTCAcgcagcagccgcagcagccGCAGCCGCggtggcagcagcagaggcCGGCTCTCCGTGGTCCCCCAGCTCCCAGTCGCAGGACGTGAAGAGAGGCAGGGAGGACCTCCACACAGGCACTGCTCTGCACCACAGACCCCCACATCTGGGGACGCATCAGGCTCACCAGGGAAGTTGGGGAGGCTCTTCTGCGGCGCACATCAGCATCACCGAGgggcaacagcagcagcaacagtcgCTCATTTACTCCCAGCCTGGGTTCACAGTCAACGGGATGCTCAGCGCGCACGCAGGGCAGAGCCTTATGCACCATGGGGTGTTGCGAGGGGAGTCCCCGGAACTGGACCACGGaaaccaccatcaccaccagcATCATCACCACAACAACCACCACACGCACCACAGCCAGCACCACGGGGTGAACCACGAGCCGCACTCTGACGAGGACACGCCGACGTCTGATGACTTGGAGCATTTTGCAAAACAGTTCAAGCAGCGGCGGATCAAGCTGGGCTTCACTCAGGCAGACGTGGGTCTAGCTTTGGGCACCCTGTACGGCAACGTGTTCTCACAGACCACCATATGCAGGTTTGAGGCGCTCCAGCTgagctttaaaaacatgtgcaaGCTGAAGCCTCTGCTGAACAAGTGGCTGGAAGAGGCCGACTCCACCACTGGGAGCCCAACCTGCATCGATAAGATCGCCACGCAgggcaggaagaggaaaaagcGCACTTCCATCGAGGTGAGCGTAAAAGGCGCGTTGGAGAGCCACTTCCTCAAGTGTCCCAAGCCTTCCGCTCAGGAGATCAACTCTCTGGCAGACTCGCTGCagctggagaaggaggtggTCAGGGTCTGGTTCTGCAACCGCCGGCAGAAAGAGAAGCGAATGACGCCGCCAGGACTGCCTCGCACTCCGGAGGACGCGTACTCGCAAGTGGGCAGCATGGGACCGGACACACCGTCACCCTCCTTAGACTGCAAGAGGATGTACAGCGACACGTGA
- the gpr45 gene encoding high-affinity lysophosphatidic acid receptor, giving the protein MAFCNESLLEECSFLGPDNVEESLPSEAATPLISVTLRVTLAAIMIFMITIGFLGNAIVCLIVYQKPAMRSAINLLLATLAFSDIMLSLLCMPFTAVTVATADWSFGSGFCRASIMLYWLFVLEGVSILLIISVDRFLIIVQRQDKLTPHRAKLLIAGSWLLSLCVSLPSVIGWRTSAAGIGGPWAPQCVLGYSDSLADRGYTVLLAVAVFFVPFAVMLYSYLCILNTVRRNTLRIHNHTSEHSCLPALNQVSKMRLTGLQRPPQIKVDMSFKTRAFTTILILFVGFSVCWLPHTVVSLLAVFSRQFYYSSVFYPISIGALWLSYLKTVFNPVIYCWRIRKFREACQEFIPKSCRLCPRVPGRSRRRVRPSNTYVCSETQSAV; this is encoded by the coding sequence ATGGCTTTTTGTAATGAAAGCCTGCTGGAGGAGTGCAGCTTCCTGGGGCCGGACAATGTGGAGGAAAGTCTCCCTTCAGAAGCTGCTACTCCCCTCATATCGGTCACTCTCCGTGTGACCCTGGCCGCCATAATGATCTTCATGATCACCATCGGATTCCTCGGCAACGCGATCGTGTGTCTGATTGTTTACCAGAAACCCGCCATGCGTTCTGCCATCAACCTCCTCCTCGCCACGTTGGCTTTCTCGGACATCATGCTCTCCCTGCTCTGCATGCCCTTCACTGCGGTCACAGTTGCCACTGCCGACTGGAGCTTTGGAAGCGGGTTCTGCCGGGCGTCCATCATGCTGTACTGGCTGTTCGTCCTGGAGGGGGTGTCCATACTCCTGATCATCAGTGTGGATCGTTTCCTCATCATCGTGCAGCGGCAGGACAAGCTGACCCCCCACAGAGCTAAACTGTTGATCGCAGGTTCTTGGCTTCtgagcctgtgtgtgtccctgcccTCTGTAATCGGTTGGAGGACCAGTGCGGCGGGTATTGGGGGACCCTGGGCGCCGCAGTGTGTGCTGGGATACAGTGATTCCCTGGCAGACCGTGGATACACAGTGCTGTTGGCTGTAGCAGTATTCTTTGTCCCGTTTGCTGTCATGCTCTACTCTTACTTGTGCATCCTCAACACGGTGCGCCGAAACACCCTGCGCATCCACAATCACACCAGTGAGCACTCCTGCCTGCCAGCCCTCAACCAGGTCAGCAAAATGAGGCTCACCGGGCTGCAGCGGCCCCCTCAGATCAAGGTGGACATGAGTTTCAAGACCAGAGCCTTCACcaccatcctcatcctctttGTGGGCTTCTCTGTGTGCTGGTTGCCGCACACGGTGGTCAGCTTGCTGGCGGTGTTCAGCCGGCAGTTCTACTACAGCTCTGTGTTTTACCCGATCAGCATAGGCGCTCTGTGGCTCAGCTACTTGAAGACGGTTTTCAACCCCGTCATCTACTGCTGGAGGATCAGGAAGTTCAGGGAGGCCTGTCAGGAGTTTATACCCAAGAGCTGCAGACTGTGTCCCAGGGTGCCAGGCAGGAGCCGCAGGAGGGTGAGGCCCAGCAACACCTACGTGTGCAGCGAGACTCAGTCGGCTGTGTGA
- the c7h2orf49 gene encoding ashwin: MPCCYDAVHAGKNEASSMATSMEQDGKTVSSSDVDLLLHPELLSQEFLQLILSGKNVSTRGCDSRDRLTELYLQHVIPLPQRSLPDSRWGRRMKKSRGRQTPAGHSSSNDHGRKRPLIVYDGSSSGPLKVKKPDGTAVSPGITDKLKPPPAANLSNPIRKISGNNASSSSSSSSLNSTDTAKLKREANSADEMQSPESKKKINHVTWP; this comes from the exons ATGCCGTGTTGTTATGACGCGGTGCATGCCGGGAAAAATGAAGCATCCAGCATGGCGACTTCCATGGAACAAGATGGAAAGACAGTCAGCTCCTCGGATGTGGATCTATTACTGCACCCCGAGCTGTTGTCCCAAGAGTTTTTGCAGCTTATCTTAAGTGGG AAAAACGTCAGCACCAGAGGCTGTGATAGTCGGGACCGGCTCACAGAGCTTTACCTCCAGCATGTCATCCCGCTGCCGCAGAGGAGTCTACCGGACAGCCGCTgggggaggaggatgaagaagagccGAGGGAGGCAGACCCCAGCCGGGCACAG TTCCAGTAACGACCACGGCAGGAAAAGGCCTCTGATCGTGTATGATGGCTCTTCCTCTGGCCCGCTAAAAGTGAAGAAACCAGATGGAACCGCCGTGTCACCGGGAATCACTGACAAGTTAAAACCGCCTCCTGCTGCGAACCTGTCTAACCCTATCCGCAAGATATCAGGAAACaatgcttcctcttcctcttcatcatccagtCTTAACAGCACTGACACAGCAAAACTCAAACGGGAGGCAAACAGCGCG GATGAAATGCAGTCTCCAGAATCGAAGAAAAAGATCAACCATGTGACGTggccctga
- the LOC134867336 gene encoding four and a half LIM domains protein 2: protein MTERYDCHYCKESLFGKKYVLREENPYCVKCYESLYSNTCEECKKPIGCNTRDLSYKDRHWHEECFMCFQCKRSLVDKPFSTKDEKLLCTECYSNEYSSKCHQCKKTIMPGSRKMEHKGNSWHETCFTCQRCQQPIGTKSFIPKDNSNFCVPCYEKQFAMQCVHCKKPITTGGVTYRDQPWHKDCFLCTSCKQQLSGQRFTSRDDFAYCLNCFCNLYAKKCASCTTPISGLGGSKYISFEERQWHNDCFNCKKCSVSLVGRGFLTERDDILCPECGKDI, encoded by the exons ATGACCGAGCGCTACGACTGCCACTACTGCAAGGAATCCCTGTTTGGGAAGAAGTATGTTCTGAGAGAGGAGAACCCTTACTGTGTGAAATGTTACGAGAGCCTGTACTCCAACACCTGCGAGGAGTGCAAGAAGCCCATTGGCTGCAACACCAGG GACCTGTCGTACAAGGACCGTCACTGGCACGAGGAGTGTTTCATGTGCTTCCAGTGCAAGCGCTCACTGGTGGATAAGCCCTTCTCCACCAAGGATGAAAAGCTGCTGTGCACCGAGTGCTACTCCAATGAGTACTCCTCCAAGTGCCACCAGTGCAAGAAAACCATCATGCCAG GCTCCAGGAAGATGGAGCACAAGGGGAACAGCTGGCATGAGACCTGTTTCACCTGCCAGAGATGCCAGCAGCCCATTGGCACCAAGAGCTTCATCCCGAAGGACAACAGTAACTTCTGTGTGCCCTGCTACGAGAAGCAGTTCGCCATGCAATGTGTGCACTGCAAGAAG CCGATCACCACTGGCGGTGTGACCTATCGTGACCAGCCCTGGCACAAAGACTGCTTCCTGTGCACCAGCTGCAAGCAGCAGCTGTCTGGCCAGAGGTTCACCTCTAGAGATGACTTCGCTTATTGTCTCAACTGCTTCTGCAACCTCTATGCCAAGAAGTGTGCCTCCTGCACCACCCCCATTAGCG GCCTCGGAGGCAGCAAGTACATTTCCTTCGAGGAGCGCCAGTGGCACAACGACTGCTTCAACTGTAAGAAGTGCTCCGTGTCTCTGGTGGGCCGTGGGTTCCTCACTGAGCGTGATGACATCCTGTGCCCGGAGTGCGGCAAGGACATCTAA